A portion of the Tepidanaerobacter syntrophicus genome contains these proteins:
- a CDS encoding sensor histidine kinase: MTFQILLDLANRLGIFVIIAFLLSQFTPFKKLILKKEVSLGEKIILSAIFGSFGILGTYMGIPVYGALANSRAVGVIIGGLLGGPFVGVLSGLIASLHRWSIDIGGFTAVACAISTFIEATLAGFIHKKFENGKKICWWHGFAVGIAMELLQMVIIVTIAKPFSAALELVKVIWFPMTFVNSCGIAIFILIIDNIFKEQEQVGALQAKLSLDIASETLPYLRKGLNELSAYKAAKIIFDKTDYDAVAVTDTEKILAHVGKGEDHHKAGYSFMTKTTKDVISSKEYKIATSKEEINCAEPSCPLQSAVVAPLLEGDKVIGCLKLYKVRPNSITSIDVKLAQGLARMFATQLELAKAENQAKLLANAERRALQAQINPHFLFNALNTIISVSRKNPDESRKLLMDLSEFFRKNLSAGMEMVPLEQEIEHVKAYLSIEQARFGERLKTEFIIEPNAASSILVPPLILQPLVENAVKHGIMPKKEGGKVTVKIESVNQGTIVSVEDNGIGMSEEILEDVKKYKACKDRIGLWNVNGRLESYFGKKSCLEIYSKYKHGTVVKFFIPCSRIPAIGCENHGA, encoded by the coding sequence ATGACTTTTCAGATCCTTCTTGATCTTGCTAACCGACTTGGTATATTTGTTATAATAGCATTTCTACTATCCCAATTTACACCCTTTAAGAAACTTATTTTAAAAAAAGAAGTTTCCTTAGGCGAAAAAATTATTCTTTCAGCTATATTTGGTTCTTTTGGAATTTTGGGCACTTATATGGGCATCCCGGTCTATGGAGCTTTAGCGAATTCCAGAGCTGTAGGTGTAATTATAGGGGGTTTATTGGGAGGACCTTTTGTAGGGGTATTATCAGGTCTTATAGCATCTTTACACCGATGGAGTATCGACATTGGTGGGTTTACCGCTGTGGCATGTGCAATCTCAACATTTATTGAGGCAACCTTGGCCGGATTTATACACAAAAAGTTTGAAAACGGCAAAAAAATCTGCTGGTGGCATGGCTTTGCAGTAGGAATAGCTATGGAGCTTTTGCAAATGGTAATTATTGTTACCATTGCAAAACCATTTTCAGCAGCTTTAGAATTGGTAAAGGTAATTTGGTTTCCCATGACTTTTGTAAATTCTTGCGGCATCGCCATTTTTATATTAATAATAGATAATATTTTCAAGGAACAGGAACAAGTAGGAGCCTTGCAAGCCAAACTGTCTCTTGATATTGCCTCAGAAACCCTTCCGTATTTACGCAAAGGACTCAATGAACTTTCGGCATATAAGGCTGCAAAGATAATTTTTGATAAAACCGACTATGATGCTGTCGCCGTTACGGATACAGAGAAAATATTGGCACATGTGGGCAAGGGAGAAGATCACCACAAAGCCGGCTATAGTTTTATGACAAAGACTACGAAAGATGTTATTAGTTCTAAGGAATATAAAATAGCTACATCAAAAGAGGAAATTAACTGTGCCGAGCCATCTTGTCCCTTACAGTCAGCTGTAGTAGCTCCATTACTTGAAGGAGATAAGGTTATTGGCTGCCTAAAATTATATAAAGTAAGACCAAACAGTATAACCAGCATTGATGTAAAACTTGCCCAGGGCCTTGCACGTATGTTTGCTACTCAATTGGAACTGGCCAAAGCTGAGAATCAGGCAAAACTTTTGGCTAATGCCGAAAGAAGAGCTCTTCAAGCCCAAATAAATCCTCATTTTCTGTTTAATGCACTAAATACAATTATATCTGTGTCTAGGAAGAATCCAGACGAATCCAGAAAGCTATTGATGGATTTAAGCGAGTTTTTCAGAAAAAATCTTTCAGCCGGCATGGAAATGGTTCCGCTGGAACAGGAAATAGAGCATGTAAAGGCATATTTGTCTATTGAGCAGGCTAGGTTTGGCGAAAGACTTAAAACAGAATTTATTATAGAACCTAATGCGGCCTCTAGTATATTAGTACCTCCCTTAATTCTTCAGCCTTTGGTAGAAAACGCGGTAAAACACGGAATTATGCCAAAAAAAGAAGGGGGAAAAGTAACAGTCAAGATTGAAAGCGTAAATCAGGGTACAATTGTCAGCGTAGAAGATAACGGTATTGGAATGAGCGAGGAAATACTGGAAGACGTCAAAAAATATAAAGCTTGCAAAGATAGAATTGGTTTGTGGAATGTAAATGGCCGTCTTGAAAGTTATTTTGGAAAGAAAAGCTGTCTTGAAATTTACTCAAAATATAAACATGGAACTGTAGTAAAATTCTTTATCCCTTGTAGCCGAATACCTGCAATAGGATGTGAGAACCATGGAGCTTAG
- a CDS encoding branched-chain amino acid ABC transporter permease, giving the protein MFFEQLINGLTLGSTYSLIALGYTMVYGILELINFAHSEIYMVGAFVGLAMVTVYKLPFAVALVAGMLGSCLLGIIIEKAAYKPLRKANRIAPLISAIGVSIFLQNAALMIAGPQARSFPSGLNIRTLSVGSVHISTLQLLILVISIVLMVGLQFLIQNTKLGQAMRATAQDKEVAQLMGIKIDSIITFTFAIGSALGGAAGVLVGVYFDSVDPTMGFFPGLKGFVAAVLGGIGNIPGAMLGGLILGLVEMIGAVYMSRYKDAIAFAVLIIILLVKPTGLLGRNVQEKV; this is encoded by the coding sequence ATGTTTTTCGAACAATTGATAAACGGTTTAACACTTGGAAGCACATATTCACTAATTGCTTTAGGATATACAATGGTATACGGAATTTTAGAGCTTATTAATTTTGCCCACAGTGAAATATATATGGTTGGAGCTTTTGTGGGACTTGCAATGGTTACAGTTTACAAGCTTCCTTTTGCAGTAGCTCTCGTTGCAGGCATGTTAGGTTCTTGTTTACTAGGCATAATAATCGAAAAGGCCGCTTACAAGCCTTTACGCAAAGCAAATCGCATAGCTCCCCTTATCAGTGCAATCGGTGTTTCGATCTTTTTGCAAAACGCGGCATTGATGATAGCAGGTCCCCAGGCTAGATCCTTCCCATCAGGGCTTAATATACGGACTTTGAGCGTAGGCAGTGTTCATATCTCGACTTTGCAGCTTTTGATTTTAGTTATTTCAATTGTTCTTATGGTAGGGCTCCAATTTTTAATACAGAATACCAAATTGGGACAGGCAATGAGGGCTACAGCTCAAGATAAGGAAGTCGCACAACTGATGGGCATAAAAATCGACAGTATAATTACCTTTACTTTCGCTATTGGTTCGGCATTAGGCGGTGCCGCCGGAGTTCTTGTAGGGGTTTATTTCGATTCAGTAGATCCGACAATGGGATTTTTCCCGGGTTTAAAGGGATTTGTTGCAGCAGTGCTCGGAGGAATCGGAAATATACCTGGTGCGATGCTGGGCGGGTTGATACTCGGCTTAGTTGAAATGATAGGTGCAGTATATATGTCACGTTATAAAGATGCAATTGCTTTTGCTGTTCTTATAATTATCTTGTTAGTAAAGCCCACGGGATTGCTGGGACGAAATGTGCAGGAAAAAGTGTAG
- the groL gene encoding chaperonin GroEL (60 kDa chaperone family; promotes refolding of misfolded polypeptides especially under stressful conditions; forms two stacked rings of heptamers to form a barrel-shaped 14mer; ends can be capped by GroES; misfolded proteins enter the barrel where they are refolded when GroES binds) has translation MAKQIKFDEDARAALLRGIDKLADTVKVTLGPKGRNVVLEKKFGTPTITNDGVTIAREIELEDPYENAGAQLIKEVATKTQDDAGDGTTTATLLAQAIIHEGMKNVVAGANPIILKKGIQKAVEAIVEEIKNFSRPVETKEAIAQVASISAADEEIGQLIAEAMEKVGKDGVITVEESQTMGTTLEVVEGMEFDRGYISPYMVTDTEKMEAVLDEPYILITDKKISTVQDLLPVLEKIVQQGKKLLIIAEDVEGEALATLVVNKLRGTLTCVAVKAPGFGDRRKEMLEDIAILTGGRVISEDLGMELKNVDISMLGRARQVKVDKENTTIVEGAGNPEEIKKRINAIKAQIEETTSDFDREKLQERLAKLAGGVAVIQVGAATETELKERKLRIEDALSATRAAVEEGIVPGGGTAFIDAISALDKVEAEGDEAIGVNIIRRALEEPVRQIATNAGYEGSIIVEKVKSSPKGVGFDALHSEYVNMIEKGIVDPAKVTRSTLQNAASIAAMVITTEAVVTEVPEKEKPMAGMPPSPDMMY, from the coding sequence ATGGCAAAGCAGATTAAATTTGATGAAGATGCTCGTGCAGCCCTGCTAAGGGGAATTGATAAATTAGCCGATACGGTTAAAGTTACATTAGGACCTAAAGGACGCAACGTAGTTTTAGAGAAGAAATTCGGAACACCTACAATTACAAACGACGGTGTTACAATTGCAAGAGAGATAGAGCTGGAAGACCCCTATGAAAACGCAGGAGCTCAGCTAATTAAGGAAGTTGCTACAAAGACACAAGATGACGCCGGTGATGGAACCACTACGGCAACATTACTTGCTCAAGCCATAATACATGAAGGAATGAAAAATGTAGTGGCGGGTGCCAATCCTATAATTCTTAAAAAAGGTATCCAGAAAGCCGTAGAAGCTATAGTTGAAGAAATTAAGAATTTCAGCAGACCGGTAGAAACAAAAGAAGCTATAGCACAAGTAGCATCGATTTCAGCAGCAGATGAAGAAATAGGACAACTTATTGCCGAAGCTATGGAAAAAGTAGGAAAAGACGGAGTTATTACCGTTGAAGAATCCCAGACAATGGGCACTACCTTAGAAGTAGTCGAAGGAATGGAATTCGACAGGGGATACATATCCCCCTACATGGTGACTGACACAGAAAAGATGGAAGCCGTTCTTGATGAGCCGTATATTTTGATAACTGATAAGAAGATTTCAACGGTTCAAGATTTGCTTCCTGTATTAGAGAAAATTGTGCAGCAAGGCAAAAAACTTCTAATAATTGCCGAAGATGTAGAGGGTGAAGCACTTGCAACATTAGTTGTAAATAAACTGCGTGGAACATTGACATGCGTAGCGGTTAAAGCTCCGGGATTTGGAGATCGCAGAAAAGAAATGTTGGAAGATATAGCTATTTTAACCGGTGGCCGGGTAATTTCAGAAGATCTTGGCATGGAACTTAAGAATGTTGATATCAGCATGCTCGGCAGAGCAAGACAGGTTAAAGTGGATAAAGAAAATACAACAATAGTAGAAGGCGCCGGAAATCCGGAAGAAATTAAGAAGCGCATAAACGCAATTAAAGCTCAGATTGAAGAGACTACCTCAGATTTTGACAGAGAAAAACTTCAAGAGCGTCTTGCCAAGTTGGCAGGCGGTGTAGCAGTGATTCAAGTAGGAGCTGCTACAGAAACAGAGCTTAAAGAACGCAAACTGAGAATTGAAGATGCTCTCTCTGCTACAAGAGCTGCGGTAGAAGAAGGTATCGTGCCCGGTGGCGGAACCGCCTTTATCGATGCTATTAGCGCTCTTGACAAAGTAGAAGCTGAGGGTGACGAAGCTATCGGCGTGAATATAATAAGAAGAGCCTTAGAAGAACCTGTAAGACAGATTGCTACAAATGCCGGATATGAAGGATCAATTATAGTTGAAAAAGTAAAATCAAGCCCGAAAGGCGTAGGCTTTGATGCTTTACACTCTGAATATGTGAATATGATTGAAAAAGGAATTGTAGATCCGGCAAAAGTAACCAGATCTACCTTACAAAATGCAGCAAGCATCGCAGCAATGGTAATTACAACAGAGGCTGTTGTAACAGAAGTTCCTGAAAAAGAAAAGCCAATGGCAGGAATGCCACCAAGCCCTGATATGATGTATTAA
- a CDS encoding ABC transporter substrate-binding protein has translation MGTFRRSRFLVMLLILALSLSLLAGCGQSQSKQESSGDASSQEAKPEETIKIGTIGPLTGNIATYGISTKNGVEIAVEEFNQNGGINGRPVKLISEDTRGDQTEAANAASKLIEQDKVVAIVGGVISSETLTAGPIANDAKVVMISSSSTAAGVPEIGDYIFRNCLSDEVQAVQLAEYAAKELGLKKFAIMYTNNDYGLSLKNAFEAKAKELAEVTAVETYNDGEKDFRAQLTKIKGTNPDALYIAGYYTEAAKIAQQAKEQGLNVQILGADGFYSPVLIELGGDAVEGAIFTAGFFTDDPSEKAQNFVKAYKEKFNAEPDMFAAQAYDAAMILLTALKNTNGEGGEALQKEMAKTKDFPGITGTTSFTETGDAIKNIIILKVENGKFTKLR, from the coding sequence ATGGGTACATTTAGAAGATCACGGTTTTTAGTTATGCTTTTAATCCTTGCTCTTTCGCTTTCTCTTCTTGCAGGTTGTGGTCAAAGCCAGTCAAAACAAGAAAGTTCCGGTGACGCTTCCTCACAAGAAGCTAAGCCTGAAGAAACTATCAAAATCGGCACCATCGGACCACTTACGGGGAATATAGCAACTTACGGAATAAGCACAAAGAATGGCGTCGAAATAGCAGTAGAAGAATTTAATCAAAATGGTGGAATAAACGGACGCCCTGTTAAACTTATATCCGAGGATACTCGCGGCGATCAGACCGAAGCAGCTAATGCCGCTTCCAAGCTTATAGAACAGGATAAGGTTGTGGCAATAGTAGGAGGGGTAATAAGCTCAGAAACTCTTACAGCAGGTCCTATAGCGAACGACGCAAAAGTTGTGATGATTTCATCTTCATCTACAGCAGCCGGAGTTCCTGAAATAGGCGATTATATCTTTAGAAACTGCCTTTCTGATGAAGTTCAGGCGGTGCAACTTGCTGAATATGCTGCAAAAGAGTTAGGACTTAAGAAATTTGCCATAATGTATACAAATAATGATTATGGGCTTTCGCTTAAAAATGCATTTGAGGCTAAGGCTAAGGAGCTTGCAGAAGTAACAGCAGTAGAAACTTACAATGATGGAGAAAAAGACTTTAGGGCACAGCTTACAAAAATCAAGGGAACAAATCCTGATGCGCTTTATATAGCAGGCTATTATACCGAAGCCGCCAAAATAGCCCAGCAGGCGAAAGAACAAGGCTTAAATGTACAAATCCTAGGAGCCGACGGCTTCTATTCACCAGTCCTAATCGAACTTGGCGGAGATGCTGTAGAAGGGGCAATCTTTACAGCCGGATTCTTCACAGATGATCCTTCTGAAAAAGCTCAAAATTTTGTTAAGGCATATAAGGAAAAATTCAATGCAGAACCTGATATGTTTGCAGCCCAGGCATATGACGCCGCTATGATTTTGCTTACCGCTCTTAAGAATACCAACGGCGAAGGCGGCGAAGCATTACAGAAAGAAATGGCAAAAACTAAGGATTTTCCAGGCATTACCGGAACTACATCCTTTACTGAAACCGGAGATGCTATAAAGAACATTATTATCTTAAAAGTTGAAAACGGCAAGTTTACAAAACTTCGTTAG
- the groES gene encoding co-chaperone GroES produces MNIKPLGDRIVIKVLKEEEKTKGGIVLPDTAKEKPQKGEVVAVGSGEIIDGKKVPLEVKVGDKIIFSKYAGTEVKLDEEEYLILRQSDVLAILE; encoded by the coding sequence ATGAATATTAAGCCATTAGGCGATCGGATTGTTATCAAAGTTCTAAAAGAAGAAGAAAAAACAAAAGGCGGCATAGTTCTTCCTGATACCGCAAAGGAAAAACCTCAAAAAGGTGAAGTCGTAGCAGTAGGTTCAGGAGAAATAATCGATGGTAAAAAGGTTCCCTTGGAAGTAAAAGTTGGAGATAAAATTATTTTCTCCAAGTATGCAGGAACAGAAGTAAAACTTGACGAGGAAGAATACTTGATATTAAGACAAAGCGATGTACTTGCGATATTAGAATAA
- a CDS encoding carbon starvation protein A, with protein sequence MFSFIGSIIVLLLGYFIYGRFVERIFGADPNRKTPAYTMQDGVDYVPLSQNKSALIQLLNIAGLGPIYGAIQGAMWGPAAFLWIVFGGIFAGAVHDYLSGMISLRNGGANVPVLVSKYLGEKAKIIVNIFAVLLLVLVGVVFVTGPAGLLAILTPEVLTKQVWVWIIFAYYFLATVLPIDKIIGKIYPIFGAILIVMAVGIGGALFAQGYEIPEITLQNLHPEGVPLWPLLFVTIACGAISGFHSTQSPIISRCLKNEKEGRFVFYGMMIAESLIALVWAAAAMSFYGGTEGLGQALANPAGPSGVVKDAAFTMMGTVGGVLAILGVVVLPITSGDTAFRAARYTLAEWFNIDQKSPANRYKIAIPLFIVGIALSQMDFNILWRYFAWANQTLAMIVLWTGSAYLVKHNKNHWISTLPATFMTAVSVTYILQASEGFNLPTAISYPSGIIAAAAAFLYFIFNINKMKESVADSKAA encoded by the coding sequence ATGTTTTCTTTTATCGGTTCTATCATTGTATTATTACTAGGCTATTTTATTTATGGCCGTTTTGTAGAACGGATTTTTGGAGCAGATCCAAACCGGAAAACACCTGCTTATACTATGCAAGATGGCGTAGACTATGTCCCACTTAGTCAAAATAAAAGTGCCCTCATACAATTATTAAATATTGCGGGTCTTGGACCCATATACGGAGCTATACAAGGAGCTATGTGGGGTCCTGCGGCTTTTTTATGGATTGTTTTCGGCGGAATTTTTGCAGGAGCGGTTCACGATTATTTGAGCGGGATGATTTCTCTTAGGAACGGCGGGGCAAATGTGCCGGTATTGGTATCAAAATATTTGGGAGAAAAAGCAAAAATAATAGTAAATATTTTTGCAGTGCTGCTTTTGGTTTTAGTCGGAGTTGTTTTTGTTACAGGTCCAGCCGGATTACTTGCCATATTGACACCGGAAGTTTTAACTAAACAGGTCTGGGTATGGATAATATTTGCCTATTATTTCCTAGCTACAGTTTTGCCTATTGATAAGATTATAGGAAAAATCTACCCTATATTTGGAGCAATTCTTATTGTTATGGCTGTCGGCATCGGGGGAGCACTCTTTGCTCAAGGATATGAAATTCCTGAAATTACTTTGCAAAATCTACATCCTGAAGGTGTGCCCTTATGGCCGCTCTTGTTTGTTACTATAGCTTGCGGGGCCATAAGCGGATTTCACTCAACACAATCGCCTATCATATCAAGATGCTTAAAAAACGAAAAAGAAGGCAGATTTGTATTTTATGGTATGATGATTGCTGAATCGTTGATAGCATTGGTTTGGGCAGCAGCAGCTATGAGCTTTTATGGCGGAACTGAAGGACTGGGCCAAGCCCTTGCAAACCCGGCAGGTCCTTCCGGTGTGGTAAAAGATGCAGCATTTACCATGATGGGTACCGTTGGCGGAGTACTAGCAATACTTGGAGTCGTAGTTCTTCCCATAACTTCAGGCGACACAGCTTTTAGAGCTGCCAGATATACTCTGGCTGAATGGTTTAATATTGATCAAAAATCCCCTGCAAACCGTTACAAAATAGCTATCCCGCTTTTTATCGTCGGAATAGCTCTTTCCCAAATGGATTTCAATATTTTGTGGCGATATTTTGCGTGGGCAAATCAGACTTTGGCTATGATAGTGCTTTGGACCGGATCTGCATATTTGGTTAAACACAATAAAAACCATTGGATTTCTACTTTGCCCGCAACTTTTATGACTGCGGTAAGCGTAACGTATATTTTACAGGCAAGCGAAGGATTTAACCTGCCAACTGCCATATCCTATCCGTCGGGGATTATTGCGGCGGCAGCAGCCTTCTTGTATTTCATTTTTAACATAAATAAAATGAAAGAAAGTGTTGCTGATTCAAAGGCGGCCTAA
- a CDS encoding ABC transporter ATP-binding protein — MEILEGHDLTMVFGGLAALTSVDIKIEEGEILSVIGPNGAGKTTLFNLLTGVYSPTSGKIYFKKKEIKNLKPYQITKLGIARTFQNIRLFGEMSVLDNVIIGQHCRTKTGIFGAILRTPSVKKEEASVNEKAMDILKFVGLEKVYNEKAKNLPYGKQRRLEMARALATDPELILLDEPAAGMNPFETNELIELIGKINEMGKTILLIEHDMKLVMGISKRIMVLDYGKKIADGPPEEIKNDERVIKAYLGESSRREGRAC; from the coding sequence ATGGAAATTTTAGAAGGACATGATTTGACAATGGTCTTTGGCGGCCTTGCAGCTTTGACCTCGGTCGACATCAAAATAGAGGAAGGCGAAATTTTAAGTGTTATAGGTCCGAACGGAGCCGGCAAAACTACTCTGTTTAATCTTCTGACGGGCGTTTATTCGCCTACCTCCGGTAAAATATACTTCAAAAAAAAGGAAATCAAAAATCTCAAGCCTTATCAAATAACAAAACTGGGTATTGCCCGCACATTTCAAAATATAAGGCTTTTTGGGGAAATGAGTGTCCTTGACAATGTAATAATTGGACAGCATTGCCGGACTAAGACCGGCATCTTTGGGGCAATACTTAGAACTCCCTCCGTAAAAAAAGAAGAAGCTTCCGTTAATGAAAAGGCCATGGATATTCTTAAATTTGTAGGTCTGGAAAAAGTTTACAATGAAAAAGCAAAAAATTTACCCTACGGAAAGCAGCGCCGCCTTGAAATGGCAAGGGCATTGGCCACTGACCCTGAGCTTATACTTTTGGATGAGCCGGCAGCAGGCATGAATCCCTTCGAGACTAATGAGCTTATCGAACTTATAGGGAAGATTAATGAAATGGGTAAAACCATTCTTCTAATTGAACATGATATGAAGCTAGTAATGGGTATATCTAAACGAATAATGGTGCTGGACTACGGCAAAAAAATAGCTGACGGACCGCCGGAAGAAATAAAGAATGATGAAAGAGTTATCAAAGCTTATCTCGGAGAGAGCTCCCGCAGGGAGGGCCGCGCATGTTAA
- a CDS encoding branched-chain amino acid ABC transporter permease translates to MNYYLQILTVIMINSILAVSLNLITGYTGQLSLGHATFMGLGAYAATLFTLKLHFPFLAALIAGALVAAFFGFIIGVPTLRLKGDYLAIATLGFGEITKNILMNLKITGGPMGLRGIPKVTNVYIAAVALFLVIFSLNRIMNSRVGKSFIAIREDELAAEAMGINTTQFKILAFIIGAFYAGLAGGLYAFLFRYINPKDFGFMKSIEILCMVVLGGMGNTYGAVLGAFIITILPELLRSVSPVIAQYRMVFYGLLLVIMMIVRPQGIMSAQALEKKKYKSSLEKGGL, encoded by the coding sequence TTGAATTATTATTTGCAGATATTGACAGTCATAATGATAAACTCTATACTAGCTGTAAGTCTTAACCTGATTACAGGATATACCGGGCAGCTTTCCTTGGGCCATGCAACTTTTATGGGGCTGGGCGCATATGCTGCAACCCTTTTTACGTTAAAGCTGCACTTTCCTTTTTTAGCAGCTCTTATTGCAGGCGCGCTTGTAGCTGCTTTCTTCGGTTTTATAATAGGGGTGCCTACATTAAGATTAAAAGGCGACTATCTCGCAATAGCCACTCTAGGATTTGGCGAGATTACCAAGAATATACTCATGAACCTTAAAATAACAGGCGGGCCAATGGGACTTCGCGGAATACCAAAAGTAACTAATGTTTATATAGCCGCTGTGGCTTTATTTCTTGTGATATTTTCATTAAACCGCATAATGAATTCCCGTGTGGGAAAATCTTTTATTGCGATCAGAGAAGACGAATTGGCTGCAGAAGCCATGGGAATCAATACGACACAATTCAAGATTCTCGCTTTTATAATCGGTGCTTTTTACGCCGGCTTAGCCGGTGGTTTATACGCCTTTTTATTTAGATATATAAATCCGAAAGATTTTGGCTTTATGAAGTCAATTGAAATACTTTGTATGGTAGTTCTCGGCGGAATGGGCAACACATATGGTGCTGTTTTAGGCGCGTTTATAATAACGATTTTGCCTGAACTTTTGCGATCGGTGTCTCCTGTCATAGCACAATATAGGATGGTTTTCTATGGTTTATTACTGGTTATAATGATGATAGTAAGACCTCAAGGGATCATGAGCGCTCAAGCTTTGGAAAAGAAAAAATATAAAAGTTCATTAGAGAAGGGAGGGTTATGA
- a CDS encoding LytR/AlgR family response regulator transcription factor, producing MELRTLIVDDETPAREELSFLLLSYPNVKVIGEAASGKEAIELAERLKPDVIFLDIKMWDLNGFETAKIIFQRGIKPFIVFATAYDEYAIKAFEINAIDYILKPFSKERLDKTINRIINLSKNNENSLDIYRFVECIETINKSQNIKIPVWKNNRIYLLNPQDINYFEACEKGSKVMALQGEFETNCCLSELEDRLKDLNFFRTHKSFLVNMDKVLEIVPWFNGTYILSLKDYEKNEVPVSRRCAKKLRERLQI from the coding sequence ATGGAGCTTAGAACACTTATCGTTGATGATGAAACTCCGGCAAGAGAAGAGCTTTCTTTTCTTCTTTTATCTTATCCTAATGTCAAGGTGATCGGTGAAGCAGCTTCTGGAAAGGAAGCAATAGAATTAGCCGAGAGACTCAAGCCGGATGTAATCTTTTTAGATATTAAGATGTGGGATTTAAATGGTTTTGAAACTGCGAAAATAATTTTCCAAAGGGGAATAAAGCCATTTATAGTCTTTGCTACGGCCTATGATGAATATGCAATAAAAGCTTTTGAGATAAATGCCATAGACTATATTTTAAAGCCCTTTTCAAAAGAAAGATTAGACAAAACCATAAACCGCATTATCAATCTGTCGAAAAACAATGAAAATAGTCTTGATATTTACAGATTTGTTGAGTGCATTGAAACAATAAACAAGTCCCAGAATATCAAAATTCCTGTTTGGAAAAATAATAGAATTTATTTATTAAATCCGCAAGACATAAACTATTTTGAGGCTTGCGAAAAAGGCAGCAAGGTAATGGCCTTGCAAGGAGAGTTTGAGACAAATTGTTGCCTTTCAGAGCTAGAGGACAGATTAAAAGATTTGAACTTCTTTAGGACTCATAAAAGCTTTCTTGTGAATATGGATAAGGTTTTAGAAATAGTGCCTTGGTTTAATGGCACATATATACTTTCTTTGAAAGATTATGAGAAAAATGAAGTGCCAGTAAGTCGCAGATGCGCTAAAAAGTTAAGGGAACGTTTACAAATCTAA